A window from Herbaspirillum sp. meg3 encodes these proteins:
- the tgt gene encoding tRNA guanosine(34) transglycosylase Tgt, whose product MLEFTLLKTDGNARRGRVKLNHGVVETPIFMPVGTYGSVKAMSPLELKEIDAHIILGNTFHLWLRPGLEVMAKFGGLHGFMGWDKPILTDSGGFQVFSLGDMRKITEEGVHFASPINGDKLFLSPEVSMQIQRVLNSDIVMQFDECTPYEIDGRPATQVEAAQSMRMSLRWAKRSMDEFKGGENPNALFGIVQGGMFETLRDESLAGLNELGFDGIAIGGLSVGEPKEDMMRVLEHIGPRLPADKPHYLMGVGTPEDLVAGVASGVDMFDCVMPTRNARNGWLFTRFGDIKIKNARYKEDTKPLDETCDCYACKNFSRAYLHHLHRTGEILGARLNTIHNLHYYLQIMKEIRAAIDDGQFTQFVAKFKEDRARGA is encoded by the coding sequence ATGCTTGAATTCACCCTGCTCAAAACCGACGGCAACGCCCGTCGCGGTCGCGTCAAACTGAACCACGGTGTGGTCGAGACGCCGATCTTCATGCCGGTCGGTACCTATGGTTCCGTCAAGGCGATGTCGCCGCTGGAACTCAAAGAAATCGACGCCCACATCATCCTCGGCAATACCTTCCACCTTTGGCTGCGTCCCGGGCTTGAGGTGATGGCCAAGTTCGGCGGCCTGCATGGTTTCATGGGGTGGGACAAGCCGATCCTGACCGATTCCGGCGGCTTCCAGGTGTTTTCGCTGGGGGATATGCGCAAGATTACGGAAGAGGGCGTGCACTTCGCCTCGCCGATCAATGGGGATAAATTGTTCCTGTCGCCGGAAGTGTCGATGCAGATCCAGCGCGTGCTGAACTCCGATATCGTCATGCAGTTCGACGAATGCACACCGTATGAAATCGACGGCCGTCCCGCCACGCAAGTGGAAGCGGCGCAATCGATGCGCATGTCGCTGCGCTGGGCCAAGCGTTCCATGGATGAGTTCAAGGGTGGTGAAAACCCCAACGCGCTGTTCGGCATCGTGCAGGGCGGCATGTTCGAAACCCTGCGCGACGAATCACTGGCGGGCCTGAACGAACTGGGTTTTGACGGCATCGCCATCGGCGGTCTGTCGGTCGGCGAGCCGAAAGAAGACATGATGCGCGTGCTGGAGCACATCGGCCCGCGTCTGCCTGCTGACAAGCCGCACTATCTGATGGGTGTCGGCACACCGGAAGATCTGGTTGCCGGTGTGGCCAGCGGCGTCGACATGTTCGACTGCGTCATGCCGACCCGCAATGCGCGCAACGGCTGGCTGTTCACGCGTTTCGGCGACATCAAGATCAAGAACGCGCGCTACAAGGAAGATACCAAGCCGCTCGACGAAACCTGCGACTGCTACGCCTGCAAGAACTTCTCGCGCGCCTATCTGCATCACCTGCACCGCACCGGCGAAATTCTCGGTGCGCGTCTGAACACGATTCATAATCTGCATTATTACCTGCAGATCATGAAGGAAATCCGCGCCGCTATCGACGACGGCCAGTTCACGCAATTCGTGGCGAAATTCAAGGAAGACCGCGCACGCGGCGCATGA
- the manD gene encoding D-mannonate dehydratase ManD, whose amino-acid sequence MKILSAKVIVTCPGRNFVTLKIETDQGIYGIGDATLNGRELAVKSYLEDHIIPCLIGRDASRIEDTWQYLYRGGYWRRGPVTMTAIAAVDMALWDIKGKAANLPVYQLLGGKSREGVMVYGHANGRDHAEALDAVGHYIDMGYKAIRVQSGVPGLDKAYGVGKGNMYYEPADKGLPDEEIWDTPLYLRHTPDLFEKVRVKYGSDHHLLHDCHHRLKPIEAAQLGKALEPFKLFWMEDATPAENQEAFRLIRQHTTTPLAVGEIMSSIWDCKDLIQNQLIDYIRTTVVHAGGITHLRRIADLASLYQVQTGCHGATDLSPVSMAAALNFNMWVPNFGIQEYMRHTPETDAVFPHGYYFDKGYLMLPDAPGLGVDIDEAAALKFPYERAYLPTCRLRDGTVWNW is encoded by the coding sequence ATGAAGATTCTCAGCGCCAAGGTCATCGTGACCTGTCCAGGCCGCAACTTCGTCACCCTCAAGATAGAGACCGACCAGGGTATCTACGGTATCGGTGACGCCACCCTGAACGGACGCGAACTTGCCGTCAAATCCTATCTGGAAGATCACATCATTCCTTGCCTGATCGGCCGCGACGCCTCGCGCATCGAAGATACCTGGCAATACCTCTATCGCGGCGGCTACTGGCGCCGCGGCCCGGTCACCATGACGGCCATCGCCGCCGTCGACATGGCGCTGTGGGATATCAAGGGCAAGGCAGCCAATCTGCCGGTGTATCAGCTTCTGGGTGGCAAGAGCCGCGAAGGCGTGATGGTCTACGGCCACGCCAACGGCCGCGACCATGCCGAAGCGCTGGATGCAGTCGGCCACTATATCGACATGGGTTACAAGGCAATCCGCGTGCAGTCCGGCGTGCCGGGCCTGGACAAGGCCTACGGCGTCGGCAAAGGCAACATGTATTACGAACCGGCCGACAAGGGCCTGCCCGACGAAGAAATCTGGGACACGCCGCTGTACCTGCGCCACACACCCGACCTGTTCGAAAAGGTGCGCGTCAAATATGGCAGCGATCATCACCTGCTGCACGATTGCCATCACCGCCTCAAACCGATTGAAGCGGCGCAGTTGGGCAAGGCGCTGGAACCGTTCAAGCTGTTCTGGATGGAAGACGCCACGCCGGCAGAGAACCAGGAGGCCTTCAGACTGATCCGCCAGCACACCACCACACCGCTGGCCGTCGGTGAAATCATGAGCAGCATCTGGGATTGCAAAGACCTGATCCAGAACCAGCTGATCGACTACATCCGCACTACCGTCGTCCACGCCGGCGGCATCACCCACCTGCGCCGCATCGCCGATCTGGCCTCGCTGTATCAGGTGCAGACAGGCTGTCACGGCGCGACCGATCTGTCGCCGGTGAGCATGGCGGCGGCGCTCAACTTCAACATGTGGGTGCCCAATTTCGGCATACAGGAATACATGCGCCACACGCCGGAAACCGATGCCGTCTTCCCGCATGGCTACTACTTCGACAAGGGCTATCTGATGTTGCCCGACGCACCGGGCCTGGGCGTGGACATTGATGAAGCGGCTGCGCTCAAATTCCCTTACGAGCGCGCTTATCTGCCGACTTGCCGTCTGCGTGACGGTACGGTGTGGAACTGGTAA
- a CDS encoding FadR/GntR family transcriptional regulator, with translation MADRQIRSSASAVDTAPTNAVSKAAKVSRKAVRSDLLEPASAPERSYQRLAEQIADLILQGEFKAGERLPSERSLADRFEISRTSVREAIIALEVQGLVEVRGGSGIYVCDAATKPVGFIPDGGAGPFELLRARWVIESEVAALAAQNRTDADIDKIYTQLAAMGRNFNDKLANEADDRLFHIRIAEASGNSVMAQVVTALWDQLRGVLWKKLEEHFHTPQLREASLEEHQKVFDALVARDPVAARDAMREHLERVMNEFKKAWR, from the coding sequence ATGGCAGATCGTCAGATTCGATCATCAGCCTCAGCTGTGGATACAGCACCAACCAATGCAGTAAGCAAGGCAGCAAAAGTAAGTAGAAAAGCAGTGCGTTCAGATTTGTTGGAACCAGCGTCAGCACCGGAGCGGTCGTATCAGCGTCTGGCGGAGCAGATTGCCGACCTGATCCTGCAGGGCGAATTCAAGGCCGGCGAGCGTCTGCCTTCGGAGCGCAGCCTGGCGGACCGGTTTGAGATCAGCCGCACCTCGGTGCGCGAAGCGATCATCGCGCTGGAAGTGCAAGGGCTGGTGGAAGTACGCGGCGGCTCCGGGATTTATGTCTGCGACGCGGCAACCAAGCCGGTCGGATTTATTCCTGACGGTGGCGCCGGGCCGTTCGAGTTGTTGCGGGCGCGTTGGGTGATTGAGTCGGAGGTGGCGGCATTGGCGGCACAGAATCGCACCGACGCCGACATCGACAAAATCTATACGCAGCTGGCGGCGATGGGACGCAATTTTAACGACAAGCTGGCTAACGAAGCGGATGACCGGTTGTTTCACATCCGTATCGCCGAAGCCAGCGGCAACAGCGTGATGGCGCAAGTCGTCACGGCATTGTGGGATCAGTTGCGCGGCGTGTTGTGGAAGAAGCTGGAAGAGCATTTTCACACGCCGCAGTTGCGCGAAGCCTCGCTGGAAGAGCATCAGAAAGTTTTCGATGCGCTGGTGGCGCGGGATCCGGTCGCTGCACGCGATGCGATGCGTGAGCATCTTGAGCGCGTGATGAATGAATTCAAGAAAGCATGGCGTTAG
- a CDS encoding porin translates to MKLRRSWVMGGLAIVAAGASVQASAQSSVTIYGALDNALVYTNNQGGLHNLYLRTGNLAASKIGFKGAEDLGGGSQAIFTLENGFDINTGAMSSANTLFNRQSFVGLTNSSYGTITTGRQYTPYFLYVGAIGPTSVLTGATGAHPGDVDGLDTTVRISNSVTYSSPVFGGAQVSALYGFGETAGSVSTGNTYSLAFKYDVSAWNFALGYQRLKNGSGPANAWNSTASGSFSTSAINNGYVSSDNVQMLAGAMRYNVDKWMFGANYANAQYKPGAGSLFTQKATFQTLGLITTYQATPQVMLAGGYSYTFEKAANGVNDPAKYHQIALEQTYSFSKRSAIYFLEAYQLARGKTLGKTAGSIVDAVAVVGDSQNSSPSSGRNQTVLMVGFRHLF, encoded by the coding sequence ATGAAACTACGACGCAGTTGGGTAATGGGAGGACTGGCAATTGTCGCAGCAGGCGCATCGGTACAAGCATCTGCACAGAGCAGTGTGACGATCTACGGCGCACTCGATAATGCTCTGGTCTATACCAATAATCAGGGTGGCCTGCACAATCTGTATTTGCGTACCGGCAACCTGGCAGCCAGCAAGATCGGCTTCAAGGGCGCAGAAGATCTCGGCGGCGGATCGCAAGCGATCTTCACGCTGGAAAACGGCTTCGACATCAACACCGGTGCAATGAGCTCCGCCAATACGCTGTTCAATCGCCAGTCCTTCGTCGGCCTGACTAACAGCAGCTACGGCACGATCACCACCGGACGCCAGTACACGCCGTACTTCCTGTATGTCGGTGCGATAGGGCCGACCAGCGTGCTGACCGGCGCTACCGGCGCCCACCCTGGTGACGTCGATGGTCTCGACACCACGGTGCGCATCAGCAATTCGGTGACTTACTCATCGCCGGTATTTGGTGGTGCACAAGTCAGCGCTTTGTATGGATTTGGCGAAACCGCAGGTAGCGTTTCGACAGGAAACACCTATAGTTTGGCGTTCAAGTATGACGTCAGCGCATGGAATTTTGCGCTGGGTTATCAACGCTTGAAGAATGGTTCGGGACCCGCCAATGCCTGGAATTCGACAGCCTCCGGCAGCTTCTCCACCTCTGCAATCAACAATGGCTACGTCTCGTCGGATAACGTCCAGATGCTGGCCGGTGCGATGCGTTACAACGTCGACAAGTGGATGTTTGGCGCAAATTACGCCAACGCGCAATATAAGCCGGGCGCAGGCTCGTTGTTTACGCAAAAAGCCACGTTTCAGACGCTGGGGTTGATCACGACGTATCAGGCAACGCCGCAAGTCATGCTGGCCGGTGGTTATAGCTATACCTTTGAGAAAGCTGCTAACGGCGTCAACGATCCGGCGAAATATCATCAGATCGCACTGGAGCAAACCTATTCCTTCTCCAAGCGTTCGGCGATTTACTTCCTGGAAGCGTATCAACTGGCGCGCGGCAAGACTTTGGGAAAAACGGCCGGCAGCATTGTTGATGCGGTAGCGGTAGTGGGCGATTCGCAAAACAGTTCGCCGTCTTCAGGTCGCAATCAGACTGTGTTGATGGTTGGGTTCCGTCACTTGTTCTAA